The Theileria orientalis strain Shintoku DNA, chromosome 3, complete genome genome window below encodes:
- a CDS encoding protein kinase encodes MADLSSLLEKEQIEWPFELRPIHLVPGDDQMGDCWKVGCFTEQLIKNMETELRRRKRQLEHYENHLEKLIQQSNTQAGYQYDEMNVLDVDGEIAQMDILITKLRQRIQDVTVARWLWLCYNYLIENELTKLNSKYNNDHESDSETESGHKNSIKKKRKGKSEQMIICYAKLVLNPFVIRNNNCINDKHLSNTLDSQVDSFIKEFERIKETLENYWIDISKKEGAIEIMCIDKIMRKREPFINTPTVLYMTKEMINGSVLDYLKYLPNKNNIYQLEDSLLFNNLKQQISLLNYMEQNGIAHNNIKPSNVLISQDGRNLLLTDFCPQTLFVERCFKVRNGKLNSAKFISPEFTLLLTNEIPFHNVEESNKLSEEIANKVDRYDFPDKVKHFVHKNDVFCLGLIYYFLLTLKIPSEEDLVYEEVISELKEMLKTRDHGNSLI; translated from the exons atggCCGATTTATCATCCTTGCTTGAAAAGGAACAAATTGAGTGGCCGTTTGAGCTTAGGCCTATACACCTTGTTCCGG GTGATGATCAAATGGGAGATTGCTGGAAAGTTGGATGCTTTACAGAACAGTTAATTAAGAACATGGAGACTGAATT GCGACGAAGGAAGAGGCAGTTGGAACACTATGAAAATCATTTGGAAAAGTTGATTCAGCAATCAAACACACAAGCAGGATATCAATACGATGAAATGAATGT cCTCGATGTTGATGGCGAGATCGCCCAAATGGACATACTTATAACCAAACTGCGCCAAAGAATACAAGATGTAACAGTAGCTAGATGGTTATGGCTATGTTATAACTATTTA ATTGAAAATGAGTTGACGAAATTGAACTCCAAATAC AATAACGACCACGAAAGTGACAGTGAAACTGAAAGCGGTCATAAAAACAGcataaaaaagaagagaaAAG GTAAATCGGAACAAATGATCATTTGTTATGCCAAACTG GTGCTGAACCCGTTTGTTATCAGAAACAATAATTGCATAAACGACAAACATTTATCAAACACATTGGACAGCCAGGTGGATTCATTCATCAAAGAAT TTGAGAGAATCAAAGAAACCCTTGAAAATTACTGGATTGACATATCCAAAAAGGAAGGCGCGATTGAAATCATGTgcattgataaaataatgagGAAAAGGGAACCATTTATCAACACACCAACTGTGTTGTACATGAC TAAGGAAATGATTAATGGATCAGTACTAGATTACCTGAAGTACCTACCTAACAAGAATAATATATACCAACTGGAGGATTCGCTGCTCTTCAACAACTTAAAACAGCAAATTTCACT GTTAAATTATATGGAGCAAAACGGAATAGCGCATAACAATATTAAGCCGAGCAATGTGCTAATATCGCAAGACGGACGCAACTTGTTGCTGACCGACTTTTGCCCTCAAA CCCTGTTCGTTGAAAGGTGTTTTAAGGTACGGAATGGGAAATTAAACAGCGCCAAGTTCATATCGCCAGAATTTACATTACTTCTCACCAATGAGATACCTTTTCACAATGTCGAGGAGTCAAACAAGCTATCGGAAGAAATCGCGAATAAGGTGGATCGATACGACTTCCCTGATAAAGTAAAACACTTTGTGCACAAAAACGATGTGTTTTGCTTAGGGctgatttattatttcctcCTGACTCTGAAGATTCCATcg GAGGAAGACTTGGTATACGAAGAGGTGATAAGCGAGCTCAAGGAAATGTTGAAAACGAGAGATCACGGTAACAGCctgatttaa
- a CDS encoding BIR protein — translation MPLPSTSNIAKMWVPVIPVSGWPVIQFISLFFVQPNIWVECWMNSNSIYHIFLIFAPWCAWAF, via the exons ATGCCTCTTCCTTCCACCTCGAACATAGCAAAAATGTGGGTTCCAGTCATCCCAGTTT CTGGATGGCCAGTTATCCAATTTATATCTCTTTTCTTTGTTCAACCTAACATATGGGTTGAATGTTGGATGAATTCTAATTCcatttatcatattttctTGATATTCGCGCCTTGGTGTGCCTGGGCATTCTGA
- a CDS encoding uncharacterized protein (RNase P, Rpr2/Rpp21 subunit family protein), with amino-acid sequence MTNNTNKYLNDALELRIAYLANSSFKLFDKLPSISHHLMRCAVGFSTQSHKVPTEFNVCKKCGIPLVPCVNLEIRCRKCTKRNRKTFKKYLKKKTHKMYHKNKMVSIS; translated from the exons ATGACgaataacacaaataaatatttaaatgatgcTCTAGAATTGCGAATTGCCTACTTAGCAAACTCATCCTTTAAACTGTTTGATAAATTGCCCTCAATCTCACACCATTTaat GAGATGTGCTGTTGGTTTCTCTACTCAATCACATAAAG tTCCTACTGAatttaatgtgtgtaaGAAGTGTGGAATACCTCTAGTTCCATGTGTAAATCTGGAGATCAGATGCAGGAAATGTACCAAAAGGAATCGTAaaacttttaaaaaatatctTAAGAAAAAGACTCATAAAATGTATCATAAGAACAAAATGGTATCTATTAGCTGA
- a CDS encoding uncharacterized protein (Vps52/Sac2 family protein), with translation MDFFNEGLDSLCDDLKGYLDSLTVSNTIRNLHPSFNRNLSSLFANSENTTTLSHTDLSNHRSKSDDSNGNLPVSHLEETLNDQSLSNLHGKHVTSETISNVNTLNGSSTINDHASFYNKLSLLCNNKRYKLENEVISTLLKHEKELSEFSIDLNHSNSTLELIERALSNQYKMLEVSCTNIKKLHDESKDISHGLENRKKLVEKLQEFVKDVIITPAMIRSLCGDAINEEYVGLVEEFEKKVERIKTKYRDKEYPAVEFTKIQIKKLELVLIRRIFDFLSMEISNLAVPKVNIQLMQMTRFSSYRPLYKYLTNFPDYTNDLKKLYVYTMKKTYSHLFENYLNSLESCFEKERCRDTSYILKVRTPEVVKRLNKTISYYDLDGRDKILDDFNSQPMLPTGLKPGSIKKELIVKSYFKLLVDTCATELGFLRSFFGTSFTTTNTTGPSTTTANVNRPERAMLKEMFSEVFEVISFNMKTYFRGSFDFVALGLIYSVLRFNRRTLLHKKITFFESEMYELETLAYERSSYILKEVHGLIVKATRNPQITTIFTWTPAPFVVNASHILMVILRINEYTNRFNSHLVQLLEALRDMIDRCSKRLDPNKNAVFVINNTAPLVEVLDRVSNTADYTTETFNLEAYSAWMKLELDSNLAFYSNYLLTEFVSDLINLMSRKEDEDEEVDVTPKKTLTLATEALEYRTICMEFIENYNERIVLIKNLVMQAFPYGPTTTLVNKNVFDSFHKIYEKFYKVIMEMFKESPSDWLAKMPNPSEFKN, from the exons TTGGACTTTTTTAATGAAGGACTCGATTCATTATGTGATGATTTGAAAGGTTATTTGGATTCTTTAACCGTTTCAAATACTATAAGGAACTTGCATCCATCATTTAACAGGAATTTGAGCTCACTGTTCGCAAACTCTGAAAATACAACTACACTATCGCACACAGACTTATCAAACCATCGATCTAAATCGGATGATTCTAATGGGAATTTACCAGTATCGCACTTAGAAGAGACATTAAATGATCAGTCACTATCAAATTTACACGGAAAACATGTGACATCTGAGACCATATCTAATGTTAACACACTGAATGGCTCCAGCACTATCAACGATCACGCGAGTTTCTATAATAAATTGTCGTTATTGTGTAACAATAAAAGATATAAACTGGAGAATGAGGTAATAAGCACACTGCTGAAGCACGAAAAGGAGCTGTCGGAGTTCTCAATAGACCTGAACCACTCAAATTCGACACTGGAGCTGATAGAAAGGGCGTTATCGAACCAGTATAAGATGTTGGAAGTATCGTGTACGAACATAAAGAAGTTGCACGACGAATCGAAGGATATATCGCACGGACTGGAAAATAGGAAGAAGTTGGTGGAGAAGCTGCAGGAGTTTGTAAAGGATGTAATAATAACGCCAGCAATGATAAGGTCGCTGTGCGGAGACGCAATAAACGAAGAATACGTAGGATTGGTGgaggagtttgaaaagaaaGTGGAAAGAATAAAGACAAAATACAGAGATAAGGAGTATCCAGCAGTG GAGTTcacaaaaatacaaataaagaAGCTGGAACTGGTGTTGATCAGAAGAATATTCGACTTCCTGTCGATGGAGATAAGTAACCTGGCAGTGCCGAAGGTGAACATACAGCTGATGCAAATGACGAGGTTCAGTAGCTACAGGCCGCTCTACAAGTACCTGACGAACTTCCCAGACTACACGAATGACCTGAA GAAGTTATACGTGTACACGATGAAGAAGACGTACTCGCACCTGTTCGAAAACTATTTGAATTCGCTGGAAAGCTGCTTTGAGAAGGAGAGGTGCAGAGACACGTCGTACATACTGAAGGTGAGGACGCCGGAAGTGGTGAAGAGATTGAATAAGACGATCAGCTACTACGACCTGGACGGGAGAGACAAAATACTGGACGATTTCAACTCGCAGCCGATGCTGCCAACAGGCTTGAAGCCAGGTTCAATCAAAAAGGAGCTGATAGTAAAGTCGTACTttaagctgctggtggacaCGTGCGCAACGGAGTTGGGGTTTTTGAGGTCGTTCTTCGGAA CAAGTTTTACAACTACGAATACCACTGGGCCAAGTACTACAACAGCGAATGTGAACAGACCAGAAAGGGCGATGCTGAAAGAAATGTTCAGTGAAGTTTTTGAAGTGATATCATTTAACATGAAGACGTACTTCAGAGGAAGTTTCGACTTCGTGGCGCTGGGACTCATATACTCAGTGCTGAGGTTTAATAGGAGGACGCTGTTGCATAAGAAGATAACCTTCTTCGAGTCGGAAATGTACGAACTGGAAACGCTGGCGTACGAAAGAAGCAGCTACATTCTGAAGGAAGTGCACGGGCTCATAGTGAAGGCGACGAGGAACCCGCAGATAACGACGATCTTCACGTGGACGCCAGCACCGTTTGTAGTCAACGCGTCGCACATACTGATGGTGATCCTGAGAATCAACGAGTACACGAACAGGTTCAACAGTCACCTGGTGCAGTTGCTGGAGGCGTTAAGAGACATGATAGACAGGTGCTCCAAAAGACTGGACCCGAACAAGAACGCAGTCTTTGTGATAAACAACACAGCACCGCTGGTGGAGGTGCTGGACAGGGTGTCGAACACGGCGGACTACACGACCGAGACATTTAATTTGGAAGCATATTCAGCATG GATGAAGCTAGAGTTGGACTCAAATTTGGCTTTTTACtctaattatttgttaactGAGTTTGTGTCGGActtgataaatttaatgagTCGGAAGGAAGACGAGGATGAAGAGGTGGATGTAACACCGAAAAAGACACTCACACTGGCAACTGAGGCACTGGAATATAGAACAATATGTATGGAGTTTATAGAAAACTACAACGAAAGAATCGTCCTAATTAAGAATCTGGTAATGCAAGCATTTCCGTACGGTCCAACAACAACACTAGTGAATAAAAAC GTCTTCGACTCATtccataaaatatatgagaAGTTTTACAAAGTCATAATGGAAATGTTTAAGGAGTCGCCGTCAGACTGGCTGGCGAAAATGCCGAATCCAtctgaatttaaaaactag
- a CDS encoding DNA topoisomerase III produces MLSVFNVAEKPSVANNITEILSNGRKNREFTHSRMNPVFSFQYYIESRMCKMYFTSVRGHLMGLDFEPNYRNWSRTAIEDLFTGKFHTSTHSADDFIGKQRLEGNRKEYIALRTLSRSKCAGSDIEHALNNLKEPNRNLANVSIKSEYGAVETRQEIDLRIGKCAQKTVELGSSITRFLTLKYKNAIRTQAKILSYGTCQLPTLGFVVERYLQIENFQREPYWTINVNVTHESIPVTFLWSRKKLFDEYNRALITMCRLAVLTLYEVCLENPRGVIRKIIKKEVKKHPPLPLDTIEMNKDVSKFLRISSHKCMQLAEALYNKGYISYPRTETNCFPSSINVKTIIRMLSTVQEFSGYANTLLNGGFREPIKGRKNDEAHPPIHPVKCLSRYEADSEEHWQLYEYIARRFLACCSKASIGHQSIVILDVSGEMFNLKGLIIHERNWLNIYTYSTWEGKLIPNFHENQQIMPDAILLKDGRTTPPSLLSEANLIDLMNRNGIGTDATMHEHIQKIQDRHYCVKDQNLRFIPTNLGKAIYHGFKEYNYRNIDLTKPILRAKMEKDMSDISVGIKDKNQVIVKYSNIMKSIFQMISNYSGRFDHFIGGLSRNLPDEAPLPNVY; encoded by the exons ATGTTAAGTGTGTTCAACGTGGCAGAAAAGCCATCAGTGGCAAATAACATCACCGAGATTCTGTCCAATGGAAGGAAAAACAGA GAATTTACGCACTCGAGAATGAACCCAGTCTTCTCATTTCAGTACTACATCGAAAGcagaatgtgtaaaatgtaCTTCACGTCAGTGAGAGG GCACCTTATGGGCCTGGACTTTGAGCCAAACTATCGCAATTGGAGCAGGACAGCAATAGAGGACCTGTTTACAGGCAA ATTCCACACATCCACACACAGCGCCGACGACTTTATCGGTAAACAGCGACTCGAAGGAAATAGAAAAGAATATATTGCACTACGCACGCTT AGTAGGTCAAAGTGTGCAGGATCGGACATTGAACACGCACTGAACAATTTAAAGGAACCGAACAGGAACCTGGCGAATGTAAGCATTAAAAGCGAATATGGC GCAGTTGAAACGAGACAGGAAATAGACTTGAGAATAGGCAAGTGCGCACAAAAAACAGTGGAGTTAGGCTCGTCGATAACGAGATTCTTGacactaaaatataaaaacgCAATAAGAACGCAAGCGAAAATACTTAG CTACGGTACATGTCAACTTCCAACCTTGGGTTTCGTGGTAGAGCGTTATTTGCAAATCGAAAACTTCCAACGAGAGCCGTATTGGACAATCAACGTGAACGTGACACA TGAATCAATACCTGTGACATTCTTGTGGAGCCGAAAGAAGCTGTTCGACGAGTACAATCGAGCGTTAATAACGATGTGTAGATTAGCAGTGTTGACGTTGTACGAAGTGTGTCTGGAGAATCCACGGGGCGTAATAAGAAAG ataataaaaaaggaagttAAGAAGCATCCGCCACTGCCCCTAG ataCGATTGAAATGAATAAGGATGTTTCTAAATTCTTGAGGATATCGTCACACAAGTGTATGCAACTGGCAGAGGCGTTGTACAATAAGGGGTACATCAGTTACCCGAGGACTGAGACGAATTGTTTCCCAAGCTCAATTAATGTGAAGACAATAATAAGAATGTTATCGACAGTGCAAGAGTTTTCAGGATACGCAAACACGCTGCTTAATG GAGGATTCAGGGAGCCGATAAAGGGGAGAAAGAACGACGAAGCTCACCCACCAATACACCCAGTTAAATGTTTAAGCAGGTACGAAGCGGACTCAGAGGAGCACTGGCAACTGTACGAATACATAGCGAGAAGATTCCTGGCATGCTGCAGTAAAGCGTCAATAGGACATCAGTCCATAGTAATACTAGACGTGTCAG GTGAAATGTTTAACCTGAAGGGGCTGATTATCCATGAAAGAAATTGGTTGAACATATACACGTACAGCACATG GGAGGGGAAACTGATACCAAATTTCCACGAAAACCAACAGATAATGCCTGATGCCATACTACTTAAG GACGGTAGAACGACTCCGCCGAGTTTATTGTCTGAAGCAAACTTGATTGATTTGATGAACAGG AATGGAATCGGCACAGACGCAACGATGCATGAGCACATACAGAAGATACAG GATCGCCACTACTGCGTAAAGGACCAGAACTTGAGGTTCATACCTACGAATCTGGGCAAAGCAATATACCAC GGCTTCAAGGAATACAATTACCGCAACATTGACCTGACGAAGCCGATTTTGAGAGCCAAGATGGAAAAGGACATGAGCGACATATCTGTGGGCATCAAGGACAAGAACCAAGTGATAGTCAAGTACTCGAACATAATGAAGTCGATATTCCAGATGATTAGCAACTACTCGGGCAGGTTTGACCATTTCATAGGCGGCTTGTCGCGAAACTTGCCTGACGAAGCTCCCCTGCCAAACGTATATTAG
- a CDS encoding RNA splicing factor: MSDSQMSNVNHSGLSAREDPYANNSQYNYKANDAKAYVQTNCANNFIGDNSQTYVYTSNQAGQASEYYHSEGAYYNALQVGNQLKYQDQQPIEYNNAQGVYEKSQQPYGNTNSEQTNNTLNAEYYAYSDGRLVNQYTANESGESTQVNSQNNYSKTDENNNNSENKESRHSSSSRRNRSNSRSSESRSRKRTHRSRSRSKRSRRRHKRHHRSRSRSRSRSGHRSRSHDRHARRRRHSSRHRSSRYRSSEKERHRSRHESRKRARNRSRSSERERRRKDLNPEVTYGGKSAGEVGVDVLEKARLLRSSEIEKRRQRDIEEAQRDDLTVLVFNMSLSVDERDIYELFSEHAGKVRDIQLVRDSRSGRSKGIAYVEFYTQESVIKALSMNGMSLKGQGIRVQSSQAEKNRAARAAKQLQENALKEADNPTTVMVSNLVGVLSNLSEGDLQQLFAPFGNVAEVAVARNDLGLSKGYAYVRFKRWTEAREALNVMNGFDISGQPIKVSYVTSNKRGRGSRLNELGDLDIERLDDEEAGLISGSSNKIALMKKLQQRVNAANIVLSNMYTSEDYADNNDFFDEIEDDVREECKKYGEVVKVYLNRRKPDGKVYVKFRSNTDAQTAHKSLQGRYFAGNTIQVGYLSDDQFNSLLGS, translated from the exons ATGTCAGATTCACAAATGTCAAATGTAAATCATAGCGGTTTGAGCGCAAGAGAAGACCCCTACGCGAATAATTCCCAGTACAACTATAAAGCGAACGATGCCAAGGCTTATGTGCAAACAAATTGTgctaataattttataggTGATAATAGTCAaacatatgtatatacatctAACCAGGCTGGCCAAGCATCGGAGTATTATCATAGTGAAGGAGCGTATTACAACGCACTTCAAGTTGGaaatcaattaaaataccagGACCAGCAACCTATAGAATACAACAACGCCCAAGGTGTATATGAAAAGAGTCAACAACCATATGGTAACACAAACTCagaacaaacaaataatacattaaacGCAGAATATTATGCATATTCAGACGGAAGACTGGTGAACCAGTACACAGCCAACGAGTCAGGAGAAAGTACGCAGGTTAATTcacaaaataattattcaaAAACAGAtgaaaacaataacaacagtgAAAACAAGGAA TCTAGGCACAGCAGCTCAAGTCGAAGAAATAGAAGCAATAGCAGGTCCTCAGAAAGTAGGTCGCGCAAAAGAACACACCGCAGTAGGTCGAGGAGTAAAAGGTCAAGAAGAAGACATAAACGACACCACAGGTCAAGATCAAGATCAAGGTCGAGAAGCGGCCACAGAAGCAGGAGCCACGATAGACACGCAAGGCGCCGCCGCCACAGCAGTAGGCATCGCAGCAGCAGATACAGGTCCTCGGAAAAAGAGAGACACCGGAGCAGGCACGAAAGCAGAA AAAGAGCAAGAAATAGATCCAGAAGCAGTGAAAGAGAGCGCAGACGCAAAGATTTAAACCCAGAAGTAACCTACGGAGGAAAGTCAGCAGGAGAAGTGGGAGTGGATGTGCTGGAGAAGGCGAGACTGCTGCGAAGCAGCGAGATAGAAAAAAGAAGACAGAGAGACATAGAAGAGGCGCAGAGAGATGACCTGACAGTGCTGGTGTTTAACATGAGTCTGTCAGTGGACGAAAGAGACATATACGAACTCTTCAGCGAACACGCAGGAAAGGTGCGAGACATACAGCTAGTGAGAGACTCGAGAAGCGGACGCAGCAAGGGAATAGCGTACGTGGAGTTCTACACGCAGGAGTCGGTGATCAAGGCGCTCTCGATGAACGGAATGTCGCTGAAGGGACAGGGAATAAGAGTGCAGAGCTCGCAAGCAGAAAAAAACAGAGCAGCAAGAGCAGCGAAGCAGCTGCAGGAAAACGCACTGAAGGAAGCAGATAACCCGACGACAGTGATGGTGAGTAACCTGGTGGGAGTGCTGAGTAACCTGAGCGAAGGAGACCTGCAGCAGCTGTTCGCACCCTTCGGAAACGTAGCGGAAGTGGCAGTGGCGAGAAACGACCTGGGACTCTCGAAGGGGTACGCGTACGTGAGGTTTAAGCGCTGGACTGAGGCGAGAGAGGCGCTTAACGTGATGAACGGCTTCGACATCAGCGGACAGCCGATCAAGGTCTCCTACGTGACGAGCAACAAGCGCGGCAGAGGAAGCAGGCTCAACGAGCTGGGCGACCTGGACATCGAGAGGCTGGACGACGAGGAAGCAGGCCTGATCTCGGGCTCCAGCAACAAAATCGCGCTGATGAAGAAGCTCCAGCAGAGG GTTAACGCAGCAAACATAGTGTTGAGCAACATGTACACGAGCGAAGACTACGCAGACAACAACGACTTCTTCGACGAAATAGAAGACGACGTGAGAGAAGAGTGTAAAAAGTACGGAGAAGTGGTGAAGGTGTACCTGAACAGGCGGAAGCCAGACGGGAAGGTGTACGTGAAGTTTAGAAGCAACACCGATGCACAAACAGCACACAAGAGTTTACAGGGAAGATACTTCGCAGGAAACACGATACAGGTGGGATATCTATCAGATGATCAATTTAATTCACTGTTAGGATcataa
- a CDS encoding uncharacterized protein (SRP40, C-terminal domain containing protein), producing MTGDGSKDYQQNVLLLSAVKILSDYGLNKTLKKLRKETNCNHGTESTPIKKVKKTKEDSGVLPGFVRSEVLEGTIETLKTDHPITHTGIEDSDTSGDEKNKEISSTHGVKSGVPFKRINEEIWLSKIEKEELKNNTYRAKGDSFALKDAEQLSLVKGKDFRSQKYKKKRSSWKGSGEITNTVNSVIFSDSDS from the exons atgacaGGTGACGGATCTAAAGATTATCAACAAAATGTATTATTACTATCAGCAGTCAAAATACTCTCAGATTACGGACTCAACAAAACgctaaaaaaattaagaaaagAAACAAATTGCAATCAT gGCACAGAATCCACACCtattaaaaaagtaaagaaGACTAAGGAAGATTCAGGAGTTCTTCCGGGATTCGTCAGATCGGAAGTCTTAGAGGGAACAATTGAAACACTCAAAACTGACCATCCTATAACTCATACCGGTATAGAGGACTCTGATACCTCCGGGGAcgaaaaaaataaggaaaTCTCCAGTACACATGGTGTAAAATCag GAGTCCCATTCAAAAGAATAAATGAGGAGATTTGGCTGAGTAAAATAGAGAAGGAAGAGCTCAAAAACAATACATATAGAGCAAAGGGCGATTCATTTGCCTTAAAGGACGCTGAACAGTTGAGTTTAGTGAAGGGTAAAGACTTTAGGTCacaaaagtataaaaagaAGCGCTCGTCGTGGAAAGGATCAG gTGAAATAACGAACACCGTAAATTCGGTTATTTTCAGCGACTCAGATTCTTAA
- a CDS encoding uncharacterized protein (TATA box binding protein associated factor (TAF) domain containing protein), with product MKKVVRIPGKAIRALSKTHPLYQNDKAILSEEAAEIIANTVEMRLKQVLETAKLLMDKSERAINTRVLTPEDVRNALKALNIPDLDGYSSSYDYRYVWATKLFKGDRVVKRESTHRNLGDKSWGRYRLSQLVKQELQKPIPAPAGLTVSWAVVDAKVPLMAKGLVDETTKEYEKWLADTKIKKKLGEISFVDYSETEEKLDNLTTLVKSIRAPESGLTDTFSNEYLDKALIDAINKQIVQDSALVKNQKFVIPKVEYLLTKEHKFFLKEIRNMLKRASYSLEPDIQMQYKKVTELLRVSLGLDQLLPELCYLFTTEMNRFKSSQSSFNVNILLQYVEALTSNPNIQIHHYVHQLLVPLLEILLSSDNEMDPTEIYRSLLLRKLSAQCIYNISYNLKRNNNGLESIDSYLMNLYKREITNEGCTLSVLFGALCGIAKLPAVAKRVIFYPIVPLLLSVVLNKQNSLNVYTKNKQKQKIQLFKQTLLHEILHLILEIIYDSSFEDVMSTLEDTGSLFTVSYEASLLVNDVLMGSVNSSVNPELLLQIYIAILNKCHTLLISLNGNTLRLKRKFDEISNWKIVGLDFEDEQSEFNDGGLLPEVYNIRNYKRLYSKANDPSNTDKTVSVQNYDNAKSWYNFNSIHSLTLTI from the exons atgaagaaggtAGTTAGAATACCAGGTAAAGCCATTAGAGCATTATCGAAAACACACCCACTATATCAAAACGATAAAGCAATATTGTCGGAGGAAGCAGCAGAAATAATAGCAAACACAGTGGAAATGAGACTGAAACAAGTGTTAGAAACAGCAAAGCTACTGATGGATAAATCGGAAAGAGCAATTAACACAAGAGTGTTAACGCCAGAGGACGTGAGGAATGCACTGAAGGCGTTAAACATACCG GACCTTGATGGATATAGTAGCAGCTACGACTACAGATACGTCTGGGCCACAAAGCTGTTCAAGGGGGACAGAGTGGTGAAGAGGGAGTCGACGCACAGAAACCTGGGAGATAAGAGTTGGGGACGCTACAGGCTATCGCAGCTGGTAAAGCAGGAACTGCAGAAACCAAtaccagcaccagcaggacTTACAGTATCATGGGCAGTGGTGGACGCAAAGGTGCCGCTTATGGCAAAGGGGCTCGTGGATGAAACAACAAAGGAGTACGAAAAGTGGCTAGCAGacactaaaattaaaaagaaacTGGGAGAAATCAGCTTCGTAGACTACTCAGAAACGGAGGAAAAGTTGGATAACCTCACGACGCTGGTGAAGAGCATTAGAGCTCCAGAGTCGGGTCTGACAGACACCTTTAGCAacgagtacctggacaAGGCACTTATCGAcgcaataaataaacaaatagtTCAGGACAGTGCACTGGTGAAGAATCAGAAGTTCGTGATACCGAAGGTGGAATATTTACTGACAAAG GAACACAAGTTCTTCTTGAAGGAGATAAGAAATATGCTAAAAAGAGCTTCGTACTCACTGGAGCCGGATATACAAATGCAATACAAAAAGG TCACGGAATTACTGAGGGTGTCACTGGGATTGGACCAGCTGTTGCCAGAACTGTGTTACCTGTTCACGACAGAGATGAACAGATTCAAGTCGAGTCAGTCGTCGTTCAACGTTAATATTTTGCTGCAATACGTCGAGGCGCTGACGAGCAACCCGaacatacaaatacacCACTAC GTGCATCAGCTGCTAGTGCCGCTGCTGGAAATACTGCTGTCCTCAGACAACGAAATGGATCCGACCGAAATATATAGGTCCCTACTACTGCGTAAATTATCAGCGCAG TGTATATACAACATAAGCTACAACCTGAAGCGGAACAACAACGGCTTGGAAAGCATAGATTCATACCTGATGAACCTGTACAAAAGAGAGATAACCAACGAGGGTTGCACGCTTTCAGTGCTCTTTGGGGCGCTCTGCGGCATCGCCAAGTTGCCTGCAGTGGCCAAGAGAGTGATATTCTACCCTATCGTGCCCCTGCTCCTGAGCGTGGTGCTCAACAAACAGAACAGCCTCAACGTGTACACGAAGAACaagcagaagcagaagaTACAGCTGTTTAAGCAGACGCTGCTCCACGAAATATTGCACCTAATACTT gaaataatatatgattCATCGTTTGAGGATGTAATGTCCACTTTGGAGGATACTGGCTCACTATTCACAGTGTCATACGAAG CCAGTCTACTCGTTAACGACGTGCTCATGGGATCCGTTAACTCGAGCGTAAACCCAGAGTTACTGCTGCAAATATACATAGCGATCTTGAACAAGTGCCACACGCTGCTGATATCGCTCAACGGAAACACGCTCAggctgaagaggaagtttgATGAGATCAGCAACTGGAAGATCGTCGGACTCGACTTTGAAGACGAACAGAGCGAATTTAACGACGGAGGG TTGTTGCCCGAGGTGTATAACATCAGGAACTACAAGAGGCTGTACAGCAAGGCGAACGATCCCAGCAACACCGACAAGACGGTGTCAGTGCAAAACTACGACAATGCCAAAAGTTGGTACAACTTTAACAGCATCCACTCGTTAACACTGACGATTTAA